In Anaerobacillus isosaccharinicus, one genomic interval encodes:
- a CDS encoding YifB family Mg chelatase-like AAA ATPase, with protein MENRVKKSTSGVRPPENTPERNLTMASIVHSFTINGVDGQLINVEADTICGNPSVSIVGLGDTSVKEAKERIEAALSFCGFQFPDHRLIMNLAPSHIKKSGTHFDLPMAIALLARTNQIKINQQSVGLIGELSLNGEIRPVTGVLPMAIAAKENQITHLIVPHSNATEAALVKGLQVIGCETLHQVILFLQKGIIPKPTAVFYEKIGRQPQLDFSDVKGQQMLIEYLTIASAGGHNFLMIGPPGCGKSMIAKRIPSILTPMTETEALEVTKIYSVANLLQEGRLIQKRPFRAPHHNASTNSLIGGGTRSMPGEISLAHNGILFLDEIAEFSKKTLDALRQPMEDRKVTISRVHTTNTYPSNFMLVAAMNPCPCGYFGQEKCRCTDYEILKYRNKLSGPILDRIDIQKHVSYVNLFDDSQAVTSSEVILERVTAARFMQQKRYMDTTINCNAELTPALIKKHCLLDSETEDLLKKAYEHYQYSGRTIHKFLKIARTFADLDGFPMIRKKDIQAALHSRDLDREKISLGTL; from the coding sequence ATGGAAAACAGGGTAAAAAAGTCCACCTCTGGGGTCAGACCCCCAGAAAATACACCTGAAAGGAACTTAACTATGGCATCAATTGTACATTCATTTACGATCAACGGTGTTGATGGTCAATTGATCAATGTCGAGGCGGATACGATTTGTGGCAACCCTTCTGTTTCAATCGTTGGGCTTGGCGACACCTCTGTGAAAGAAGCAAAAGAAAGAATTGAAGCTGCCCTATCATTCTGCGGGTTCCAATTCCCCGATCACAGACTAATTATGAATTTAGCCCCCTCTCACATTAAAAAAAGTGGTACTCACTTTGACCTTCCGATGGCAATAGCCCTACTCGCTCGAACAAACCAAATAAAAATCAATCAACAATCTGTCGGATTAATAGGAGAACTTTCACTAAATGGAGAAATACGTCCTGTTACTGGTGTTCTCCCCATGGCCATCGCTGCAAAAGAAAACCAGATCACCCATCTAATCGTCCCTCACTCTAACGCCACAGAAGCTGCCTTAGTGAAAGGCCTCCAAGTAATCGGCTGCGAAACATTACATCAAGTCATCCTCTTTTTACAAAAAGGCATCATCCCAAAGCCCACAGCCGTTTTTTATGAAAAAATTGGTCGGCAACCCCAACTTGATTTTTCTGACGTCAAAGGTCAACAAATGCTCATCGAATATTTAACAATTGCATCCGCTGGTGGTCATAACTTCTTAATGATCGGTCCACCTGGTTGCGGAAAATCGATGATCGCCAAAAGGATTCCCTCGATCCTCACACCAATGACTGAAACTGAAGCTCTGGAGGTTACAAAGATTTATAGCGTCGCAAACCTCCTTCAAGAAGGTAGACTAATTCAAAAACGCCCTTTTCGAGCCCCACATCACAATGCTTCCACGAATTCACTGATCGGTGGTGGCACCCGCTCTATGCCTGGAGAAATCTCACTCGCCCACAACGGCATTCTCTTTTTAGACGAAATTGCCGAGTTCTCGAAAAAAACGCTAGATGCTCTACGGCAACCTATGGAGGATCGAAAAGTAACGATTAGCCGCGTTCATACGACAAATACCTACCCTTCCAACTTCATGTTAGTTGCGGCGATGAATCCTTGTCCTTGTGGCTACTTCGGTCAGGAAAAATGTCGGTGTACTGACTATGAAATTTTGAAGTATCGTAACAAACTATCCGGTCCGATTTTAGATCGAATTGATATTCAAAAACATGTCTCGTACGTCAACTTATTTGATGATAGCCAAGCAGTGACTTCCTCAGAAGTAATCCTCGAACGCGTTACGGCAGCCAGATTTATGCAGCAGAAACGGTACATGGATACAACAATTAACTGCAACGCCGAACTAACACCTGCTTTAATAAAAAAACATTGCTTGCTTGACTCTGAAACTGAGGATCTATTGAAAAAAGCGTATGAGCACTATCAATACAGTGGTCGGACGATCCACAAGTTTTTGAAAATTGCCAGAACATTTGCCGATCTCGATGGCTTCCCAATGATTCGCAAAAAAGATATACAAGCCGCTCTTCATTCTAGAGATTTAGATCGTGAAAAAATTAGCTTAGGGACTTTGTAA
- the dprA gene encoding DNA-processing protein DprA translates to MEYWIWLSQLPGIGPISQKKLLAFFGGPLEIYLSSLPDLLEVDGIGEQTAKKIIEFRIDHVAGIIKQVERLRINVRPYENRIYSEVFSCKRSPVLFYYIGKLPEKRGVAIVGARRCTHDAKRATEEIASLLAGNGVAVISGLAKGIDSYAHTTCLKVGGYTMAVLANGVDICYPKEHKRLYEQIIADGGAVLSSYPPGVKPHPKYFVERNAHISAWSTDVIVVQASEKSGSLTTARFALEQNRNLYAVPHSINLPEAKGSNQLLASGARIYTGPESLAHLGIKNNPNVHAGAPIYSLTQFEENIVTHLRKVGNCSFSELSHHLKVPELELTPTILQLEMHNILKIRGTTISCR, encoded by the coding sequence ATGGAGTATTGGATATGGCTTAGCCAATTACCTGGGATAGGACCAATTTCACAGAAAAAACTTCTGGCATTTTTCGGAGGGCCACTAGAAATCTACCTATCTTCTCTACCAGACTTATTAGAAGTCGACGGGATCGGTGAGCAGACAGCAAAAAAAATTATTGAGTTTCGGATAGATCATGTGGCTGGAATAATTAAGCAAGTTGAACGTCTAAGAATCAACGTCCGCCCTTATGAAAATAGGATATATTCAGAGGTTTTCTCATGTAAACGATCCCCGGTTTTATTTTATTACATAGGAAAGCTGCCCGAGAAACGCGGAGTCGCCATCGTCGGAGCAAGGCGGTGTACACACGATGCGAAACGTGCCACCGAGGAAATCGCCTCATTACTAGCCGGAAACGGAGTTGCTGTGATTAGCGGCCTGGCAAAAGGAATTGATAGCTATGCCCACACGACTTGCCTAAAGGTTGGTGGTTACACGATGGCAGTCCTCGCGAATGGGGTTGATATTTGTTACCCGAAGGAACATAAACGATTGTATGAACAAATCATTGCTGACGGCGGTGCTGTTCTTTCCTCATACCCTCCTGGTGTAAAACCCCATCCTAAATACTTCGTCGAGCGCAACGCCCACATTTCCGCCTGGTCAACAGACGTCATTGTCGTTCAAGCCTCTGAAAAAAGCGGTTCACTTACGACCGCCCGATTTGCTTTAGAGCAAAATCGGAATTTATACGCTGTTCCCCACTCTATTAACCTACCTGAAGCCAAAGGGTCAAATCAACTACTAGCAAGTGGTGCACGAATTTATACAGGACCAGAGTCGTTGGCACATCTAGGGATTAAGAATAACCCAAATGTTCACGCAGGTGCTCCCATCTACTCGCTAACACAATTTGAAGAAAACATAGTTACCCATCTTCGGAAAGTTGGTAACTGTTCCTTTTCCGAACTAAGTCACCATTTAAAAGTTCCTGAACTAGAACTAACCCCCACCATCCTCCAATTAGAGATGCATAACATATTGAAGATAAGAGGCACAACGATTAGCTGTCGGTAG
- a CDS encoding mechanosensitive ion channel domain-containing protein: protein MQGIIPYFSENPIIYKLVLSFIILVTYIYLIRISNKLLFKTIKDNGIYYTTRKRLYYLHSIILLVIFILIWSESRLDLTIYVGFISAGIAIALREIFTNIVALLIIVIQKPFEVGDRVIVNDRAGDVIDQKIFHFVVMEVTTKTEGAQSTGKIVHIPNNYIFLHPIANANKGFAYIWNEIEIRLTLDSEWEDAKAQFETILNKHTQHITIEAQEKVHEASKKYLLHYQNLSPIVYITVKDGFIKLTMRYLTEPRNARITEDCIWQEILIYTKEGKGIKLA, encoded by the coding sequence ATGCAAGGAATTATTCCTTATTTTAGTGAAAATCCAATCATTTATAAGTTAGTTTTGTCTTTTATCATTTTAGTAACATATATCTATCTCATTAGAATCAGCAATAAATTGCTGTTCAAAACAATTAAAGACAATGGTATTTATTATACTACTAGAAAAAGACTATATTACTTGCATTCTATCATTTTATTAGTTATCTTCATTCTAATTTGGTCAGAATCAAGGCTAGACTTAACAATTTATGTTGGTTTTATTTCTGCTGGGATCGCGATTGCACTTAGAGAGATATTCACCAACATCGTAGCATTACTTATAATTGTTATTCAAAAGCCTTTTGAAGTTGGCGATCGTGTCATTGTCAATGACCGTGCGGGGGATGTTATTGATCAGAAAATATTTCATTTTGTTGTCATGGAGGTAACAACCAAAACTGAAGGAGCGCAAAGTACGGGTAAAATCGTCCACATTCCTAACAACTATATTTTCTTACACCCAATCGCCAATGCAAACAAAGGGTTTGCCTACATTTGGAATGAAATTGAAATCAGACTAACACTCGATAGCGAGTGGGAAGATGCCAAAGCACAATTTGAAACCATATTAAACAAACATACACAGCACATTACTATCGAAGCACAAGAAAAAGTACACGAAGCTTCAAAAAAATATTTACTTCATTATCAAAACCTCTCCCCGATCGTGTACATTACTGTAAAAGATGGATTTATTAAACTAACAATGCGTTATTTAACTGAGCCGAGAAATGCTAGAATTACCGAGGACTGTATTTGGCAGGAAATACTTATATATACTAAAGAAGGAAAGGGTATCAAACTAGCTTAA
- a CDS encoding Uma2 family endonuclease, with the protein MSMLSPDSSKRYTYADYLSWESEDKWELIEGVPYCMTPPPSTRHQQLVRELLIEFGSFLRNKKCQVFIAPFDVCLPDQKNEKQDEVTTVVQPDLVVICDPNKINQKGCFGTPDLIVEVISPSTASQDYIRKMELYEKHGVKEYWIVQPTDEIVMVFKLMSGSFGKPDIYDKQSIIKVSMIDNLEINLENVFIDNV; encoded by the coding sequence ATGTCAATGTTAAGTCCCGATAGTTCAAAGCGTTATACGTATGCAGATTACTTATCCTGGGAAAGTGAAGATAAATGGGAACTTATCGAAGGTGTGCCTTATTGTATGACTCCTCCGCCTTCAACTAGGCATCAACAGTTAGTTAGAGAGCTCCTCATCGAGTTCGGCAGCTTTCTAAGAAATAAAAAGTGCCAAGTTTTTATAGCTCCTTTTGATGTTTGCTTACCGGATCAAAAAAATGAGAAACAAGATGAGGTTACTACCGTGGTTCAACCTGATTTAGTTGTAATTTGCGATCCAAACAAAATAAATCAAAAAGGCTGTTTTGGTACTCCTGATCTAATCGTAGAGGTAATCTCTCCTTCAACAGCCTCTCAGGATTACATTAGAAAAATGGAACTCTATGAAAAACACGGGGTTAAAGAATACTGGATTGTTCAGCCTACCGACGAAATCGTCATGGTATTCAAACTTATGAGTGGCTCATTTGGTAAACCAGACATTTATGATAAACAAAGTATAATAAAAGTAAGCATGATCGACAATTTAGAAATTAACTTGGAAAATGTATTCATAGATAATGTCTAG